The following proteins are co-located in the Caldilineales bacterium genome:
- a CDS encoding AbrB/MazE/SpoVT family DNA-binding domain-containing protein, with protein sequence MAVVTVSKQGRIAIPVDLRQKYGWRPGTRLVYVDYGGVLTLVAAPKNAIAEAAGMLKGDSSLTQSLRKDRKQ encoded by the coding sequence ATGGCTGTGGTAACAGTTTCGAAGCAAGGTCGGATCGCTATTCCGGTGGATCTACGCCAGAAGTACGGCTGGCGACCTGGAACGCGTCTGGTCTATGTAGATTACGGCGGCGTATTGACATTGGTGGCGGCGCCGAAGAATGCCATCGCTGAAGCTGCTGGTATGCTCAAAGGCGATTCATCACTCACACAATCTCTGCGCAAAGATCGCAAACAGTAA